The proteins below are encoded in one region of Streptomyces sp. NBC_00490:
- a CDS encoding SDR family NAD(P)-dependent oxidoreductase has translation MSRNIVISGGGTGIGLAAARAFAADGDRALLLGRRAGVLEKAGVPGALTYAADLSDTAQVRGVAGFVARELGTVDVLVHSAGGTGQLEPPASGDDPLDAVAHAWTVNFRLNLLSAALLTEALKDRLAEPGGRVLFVSSIAAYRGSGSGAYAAAKAGLHPYAHDLARELGPRGITVNVVAPGYIEDTEFFGPAIDPARRARLVADTSNGRAGTPGDVAGTLHWLASPGAGHVTSQIVQVNGGAERGR, from the coding sequence ATGTCTCGCAACATCGTGATCAGTGGTGGCGGTACGGGGATCGGGCTCGCGGCGGCGCGGGCCTTCGCGGCGGACGGGGACCGGGCGCTGCTGCTCGGTCGGCGGGCCGGGGTGCTGGAGAAGGCCGGGGTGCCGGGGGCGCTGACGTACGCGGCGGATCTCAGTGACACGGCGCAGGTGCGTGGGGTCGCCGGGTTCGTCGCCCGGGAGCTGGGGACCGTGGATGTGCTGGTCCACAGCGCGGGCGGGACCGGGCAGCTCGAACCGCCCGCCTCCGGCGACGATCCGCTGGACGCCGTGGCCCATGCCTGGACCGTCAACTTCCGGCTCAATCTGCTGTCCGCGGCCCTGCTCACCGAGGCCCTGAAGGACCGGCTCGCCGAGCCCGGCGGGCGGGTGCTGTTCGTCAGCTCCATCGCCGCCTACCGGGGGTCCGGCAGCGGGGCGTACGCGGCGGCCAAGGCCGGGCTGCACCCGTACGCCCATGACCTGGCCCGGGAGCTCGGACCCCGCGGGATCACCGTGAACGTCGTCGCGCCCGGCTACATCGAGGACACCGAGTTCTTCGGGCCGGCCATCGACCCCGCCCGCCGCGCCCGGCTCGTCGCCGACACCTCGAACGGTCGCGCCGGGACACCCGGGGACGTCGCCGGCACCCTGCACTGGCTGGCCTCGCCGGGCGCCGGGCACGTCACCTCGCAGATCGTGCAGGTCAACGGGGGTGCCGAGCGGGGGCGTTGA
- a CDS encoding Na+/H+ antiporter, which translates to MDQLALLFVLLLGAVVSVPVGDRVGLPAPVLMTLLGIVLALLDFVPNVEISPELILPLLLPPLLYAAVRRTSWRQFAANIRPIFLLAVALVFVTTLCVAVVAGAIVPGLPIAAAVALGALVAPPDPVAATAVAGQLGLPRRLVSILEGEGLFNDVTAIVLYHVAIAAAVSGTFSPWRAGLDLVLSAVVALVVGLALGWGANKLMDVLDDATLQIGLSLLVPYASYVMAEELHGSGVLAVLTTALFLAEYATDADDVLTRLAGHTFWDIVDTLVTGVAFGLIGLELHNAIRTASGRWGEMLGWAAAIVGVVVLVRLLWLLPATWVAKRLHAKQDYDEEIPTTWRETVVMWWSGMRGVASVALALAIPLKTDDGSAFPDRDEIVFIAFGVIMATLVLQGLTLPWLVRKLGVKADTEREKEFEKTLAVRAAKAAKRRLKEIEEVEELSEELTEQLLRRAFEIGVRISPDMGDEERREAHEQRVKRLRRIRRIQSEMMSAARHEVLAARSEPGADPEVVDRVLRHLDVRSLR; encoded by the coding sequence GTGGATCAGTTGGCCCTGCTGTTCGTGCTGTTGCTCGGGGCCGTGGTGAGCGTCCCGGTCGGCGACCGGGTCGGGTTGCCGGCTCCGGTGCTGATGACCCTGCTCGGGATAGTCCTCGCGCTGCTCGACTTCGTGCCCAACGTCGAGATCTCGCCGGAGCTGATCCTGCCGCTCCTGCTGCCGCCGCTGCTCTACGCCGCCGTACGGAGGACGTCCTGGCGGCAGTTCGCGGCCAACATCAGACCGATCTTCCTGCTCGCCGTGGCGCTGGTGTTCGTCACCACCCTGTGTGTGGCCGTCGTCGCGGGCGCGATCGTGCCGGGCCTGCCGATCGCCGCGGCCGTGGCCCTCGGGGCGCTGGTCGCACCGCCCGACCCGGTCGCGGCGACCGCCGTCGCCGGGCAGCTCGGGTTGCCGCGCCGACTGGTGTCGATCCTGGAGGGCGAGGGGCTCTTCAACGACGTGACGGCGATCGTGCTGTACCACGTGGCGATCGCCGCGGCCGTCAGCGGCACGTTCTCGCCCTGGCGGGCCGGTCTCGACCTGGTGCTGTCCGCCGTGGTCGCCCTCGTCGTCGGCCTCGCCCTCGGCTGGGGCGCCAACAAGCTCATGGACGTGCTCGACGACGCGACCCTGCAGATCGGCCTCTCCCTCCTGGTGCCGTACGCCTCCTATGTGATGGCCGAGGAGCTGCACGGCTCCGGGGTGCTCGCGGTGCTCACCACCGCCCTCTTCCTCGCCGAGTACGCCACCGACGCCGACGACGTCCTCACGCGGCTGGCCGGGCACACGTTCTGGGACATCGTCGACACGCTGGTCACCGGCGTGGCCTTCGGACTGATCGGGCTCGAACTGCACAACGCCATCCGGACCGCGTCCGGGCGGTGGGGCGAGATGCTCGGCTGGGCGGCCGCGATCGTGGGCGTCGTCGTCCTCGTACGGCTGCTGTGGCTGCTGCCCGCGACCTGGGTCGCCAAGCGGCTGCACGCCAAGCAGGACTACGACGAGGAGATCCCGACGACCTGGCGGGAGACCGTCGTCATGTGGTGGTCCGGGATGCGCGGGGTGGCGTCCGTGGCGCTGGCCCTGGCGATCCCGCTGAAGACCGACGACGGGTCCGCCTTTCCCGACCGGGACGAGATCGTCTTCATCGCGTTCGGCGTCATCATGGCGACCCTCGTGCTCCAGGGGCTGACCCTGCCCTGGCTCGTGAGGAAGCTCGGCGTGAAGGCCGACACGGAGCGGGAGAAGGAGTTCGAGAAGACCCTGGCGGTCCGGGCGGCCAAGGCGGCCAAGCGCCGGCTGAAGGAGATCGAGGAGGTCGAGGAGCTGTCGGAGGAGCTGACCGAGCAGCTGCTGCGGCGGGCGTTCGAGATCGGGGTGCGGATCAGCCCGGACATGGGGGACGAGGAGCGGCGGGAGGCGCACGAGCAGCGGGTGAAGCGACTGAGGCGGATCCGGCGGATCCAGAGCGAGATGATGAGCGCCGCGCGGCACGAGGTGCTGGCGGCGCGCAGTGAGCCGGGGGCCGATCCCGAGGTCGTGGACCGGGTGCTGAGGCACCTCGACGTGCGCAGCCTGCGGTGA
- a CDS encoding GNAT family N-acetyltransferase, with protein sequence MSLPSYAVRVAEDRADREQCFAVRKEVFVAEQGVPEDLEYDAYDAVAVHVLAVREDGVPLGTGRLLYGSAAAEKVGGDLTLGSLGRLGVTQEARGLGIGVALVRAIEDAARALGLAAVDLHAQTHALGFYERLGYEAYGPEYLEAGMAHQGMRRAL encoded by the coding sequence ATGAGCCTGCCGTCGTACGCGGTCCGGGTCGCCGAGGACCGCGCCGACCGCGAGCAGTGCTTTGCGGTGCGCAAGGAGGTCTTCGTCGCCGAGCAGGGAGTGCCGGAGGACCTGGAGTACGACGCGTACGACGCCGTGGCGGTGCATGTGCTGGCCGTGCGGGAGGACGGGGTGCCGCTGGGCACCGGGCGGCTGCTGTACGGTTCCGCGGCCGCGGAGAAGGTCGGCGGTGACCTGACGCTGGGGTCGCTCGGGCGGCTCGGCGTCACCCAGGAGGCGCGCGGACTGGGGATCGGGGTCGCGCTGGTGCGGGCCATCGAGGACGCGGCACGCGCGCTGGGGCTGGCGGCGGTGGATCTGCACGCGCAGACGCATGCGCTGGGGTTCTACGAGCGGCTGGGGTACGAGGCCTACGGGCCGGAGTACCTGGAGGCGGGGATGGCGCACCAGGGGATGCGGCGCGCTCTGTAG
- a CDS encoding RluA family pseudouridine synthase has product MSPIPEIRTLPVPDGLEGERVDAAISRMLGFSRTKAAELAAAGKVTVDGSVVGKSERVHGGAWLEVEMPQAPAPVQIVAEPVEGMEIVHDDDDVVVIVKPVGVAAHPSPGWSGPTVIGGLAAAGYRISTSGAAERQGIVHRLDVGTSGLMTVAKSERAYTSLKRQFKERTVDKRYHTLVQGHPDPTSGTIDAPIGRHPQHDYKWAVTAEGKPSVTHYDLIEAFRAASLLDVKLETGRTHQIRVHMAAHRHPCVGDLTYGADPTLAKRLHLSRQWLHAVRLGFEHPGDGQWVEFESDYPADLQKALDQVREETYG; this is encoded by the coding sequence GTGAGCCCGATTCCCGAGATCCGTACCCTGCCCGTGCCCGACGGCCTGGAGGGCGAGCGTGTCGACGCCGCCATCTCCCGCATGCTCGGCTTCTCCCGTACCAAGGCCGCGGAGCTCGCCGCCGCGGGGAAGGTCACGGTCGACGGGTCGGTGGTAGGGAAGTCCGAGCGGGTCCACGGCGGCGCCTGGCTCGAGGTGGAGATGCCGCAGGCGCCGGCGCCCGTGCAGATCGTCGCCGAGCCCGTCGAGGGCATGGAGATCGTGCACGACGACGACGACGTGGTCGTGATCGTCAAGCCCGTCGGCGTCGCCGCGCACCCCTCGCCGGGCTGGAGCGGGCCGACCGTCATCGGCGGTCTCGCCGCGGCCGGCTACCGGATCTCGACCTCCGGCGCCGCCGAGCGCCAGGGCATCGTGCACCGGCTGGACGTCGGCACCTCCGGCCTCATGACGGTCGCCAAGTCGGAGCGGGCGTACACCTCGCTCAAGCGCCAGTTCAAGGAGCGCACGGTCGACAAGCGCTACCACACGCTCGTGCAGGGTCACCCGGACCCGACCAGCGGCACCATCGACGCGCCCATCGGCCGCCACCCCCAGCACGACTACAAGTGGGCGGTCACGGCCGAGGGCAAGCCGTCGGTCACCCACTACGACCTCATCGAGGCGTTCCGCGCGGCCTCCCTGCTCGACGTGAAGCTGGAGACCGGCCGCACCCACCAGATCCGCGTCCACATGGCCGCCCACCGCCACCCCTGCGTCGGCGACCTGACCTACGGCGCCGACCCGACCCTCGCCAAGCGGCTGCACCTGTCCCGCCAGTGGCTGCACGCCGTCCGCCTCGGCTTCGAGCACCCCGGGGACGGACAGTGGGTCGAGTTCGAGAGCGACTACCCGGCCGACCTGCAGAAGGCCCTGGACCAGGTCCGCGAGGAGACGTACGGATGA
- the lspA gene encoding signal peptidase II codes for MAEAERIIGTPDSPEGAETEPEQSSGAEGQAGAEARPRGKRRIAVLFAVATFAYALDLVSKMIVVAKLEHHAPIEIIGDWLKFEAIRNAGAAFGFGEAFTVIFTVIAAAVIVVIARLARKLYSLPWAIALGMLLGGALGNLTDRIFRSPGVFEGAVVDFIAPKHFAVFNLADSAIVCGGILIVLLSFKGLDPDGTVHKD; via the coding sequence GTGGCAGAGGCGGAGCGCATCATCGGTACGCCGGACTCCCCGGAGGGGGCGGAGACCGAGCCGGAGCAGTCGTCCGGTGCGGAGGGGCAGGCGGGCGCCGAGGCGCGGCCCCGGGGGAAGCGGCGGATCGCCGTGCTGTTCGCGGTCGCCACGTTCGCGTACGCCCTCGACCTGGTCAGCAAGATGATCGTGGTCGCCAAGCTGGAGCACCACGCGCCGATCGAGATCATCGGGGACTGGCTGAAGTTCGAGGCGATCCGCAACGCGGGCGCGGCCTTCGGCTTCGGCGAGGCCTTCACCGTGATCTTCACGGTGATCGCGGCCGCCGTGATCGTGGTGATCGCCCGGCTCGCCCGCAAGCTCTACAGCCTGCCCTGGGCCATTGCGCTGGGCATGCTGCTGGGCGGTGCGCTCGGCAACCTCACGGACCGGATCTTCCGCTCGCCCGGCGTCTTCGAGGGCGCGGTCGTGGACTTCATCGCGCCCAAGCACTTCGCGGTGTTCAACCTGGCCGACTCGGCGATCGTGTGCGGCGGCATCCTGATCGTGCTGCTGTCCTTCAAGGGTCTCGACCCGGACGGGACCGTCCACAAGGACTGA
- a CDS encoding TraR/DksA family transcriptional regulator, whose amino-acid sequence MVAKKTAVQQSASGSSGAAKASDGAAKDVGGKKSAQGGAEGRAAKAVKTVAGAARKAAAKSPAKKTAAKKATASKAAPAREAVEEEGSERPAAKKAAAKKTAARKSAAKKATAKKTAAKKTAAKKTAVAKSTSTKSAAGKSTAEKAGAAQAAKQTGATTVVAKKTPGTATADQTAVPKARLAAAVEPGELAVRPGEDPWTPEEVQEARTELQSEALRLSAEITTSEQSLVGLMRDSGDGAGDDDADTGTKNITREHEMALAANAREMLIQTERALERLDAGTYGLCENCGNAIGKARMQAFPRATLCVECKQKQERRY is encoded by the coding sequence ATGGTGGCGAAGAAGACCGCCGTACAGCAGTCGGCGTCGGGCAGTTCGGGGGCTGCCAAGGCCTCCGATGGTGCGGCCAAGGACGTGGGTGGGAAGAAGAGCGCACAGGGGGGTGCCGAGGGGCGTGCCGCCAAGGCCGTGAAGACGGTGGCCGGCGCCGCGAGGAAGGCGGCGGCCAAGAGCCCCGCGAAGAAGACCGCGGCCAAGAAGGCCACGGCGTCCAAGGCGGCTCCCGCGCGGGAGGCCGTCGAGGAGGAGGGGTCCGAGAGACCGGCGGCCAAGAAGGCCGCCGCGAAGAAGACGGCGGCCAGGAAATCGGCGGCCAAGAAGGCGACTGCCAAGAAGACGGCGGCGAAGAAGACGGCAGCCAAGAAGACCGCTGTCGCGAAGAGCACCTCCACGAAGAGTGCGGCCGGCAAGAGCACGGCCGAGAAGGCGGGCGCGGCGCAGGCCGCGAAGCAGACGGGAGCCACGACGGTGGTTGCGAAGAAGACTCCTGGCACGGCCACGGCGGACCAGACCGCCGTCCCCAAGGCACGCCTCGCCGCGGCGGTGGAGCCGGGCGAGCTCGCGGTCCGCCCCGGCGAGGACCCCTGGACGCCGGAGGAGGTCCAGGAGGCGCGTACCGAGTTGCAGTCCGAGGCGCTGCGGCTGAGCGCCGAGATCACGACGTCCGAGCAGTCCCTGGTGGGCCTGATGCGGGACTCCGGGGACGGCGCGGGCGACGACGACGCCGATACCGGCACGAAGAACATCACGCGCGAGCACGAGATGGCCCTCGCGGCCAACGCGCGCGAGATGCTGATCCAGACCGAGCGCGCCCTGGAGCGGCTCGACGCGGGCACCTACGGCCTGTGCGAGAACTGCGGCAACGCCATCGGCAAGGCGCGTATGCAGGCATTCCCGCGCGCCACGCTCTGCGTGGAGTGCAAGCAGAAGCAGGAACGCCGGTACTGA
- the ileS gene encoding isoleucine--tRNA ligase, translating into MTSPTYRQVPAQVDLPALEHAVLEFWREQKIFAKSLEQSEGRPEWVFYEGPPTANGMPGAHHIEARVFKDVFPRFRTMRGYHVARKAGWDCHGLPVELAVEKELGFSGKQDIEAYGIAEFNARCRDSVLRHTDAFSELTTRMGYWVDLDDAYVTMDPEYIESVWWSLKEIFNKGLLVQDHRVAPWCPRCGTGLSDHELAQGYETVVDPSVYVRFPLTSGPLAGEAALLVWTTTPWTLVSNTAVAAHPEVTYVVVSDGQEKLVVAEPLVAKSLGEGWETTGQSFTGAEMERWTYQRPFELVEFPEAAHFVVNAEYVTTEDGTGLVHQSPAFGEDDLKVCRAYGLPVVNPVRPDGTFEEDVPLVGGVFFKKADEKLTADLQQRGLLFKHIPYEHSYPHCWRCHTALLYYAQPSWYIRTTEVKNRLLQENEKTNWFPDTVKHGRFGDWLQNNIDWALSRNRYWGTPLPIWRCEDDHLTVVGSRAELTGLTGTDQSGLDPHRPFIDDVTFDCPQCAKTATRVPEVIDAWYDSGSMPFAQWGYPYKNKELFESRYPAQFISEAIDQTRGWFYTLMAIGTLVFDKSSYENVVCLGHILAEDGRKMSKHLGNILQPIPLMDQHGADAVRWFMAAGGSPWAARRVGHGTIQEVVRKTLLTYWNTVAFQALYARTSNWAPSAADPAPADRPILDRWLLSELHALTDQVTQALEAYDTQRAGKLLSAFVDDLSNWYVRRSRRRFWQGDKAALRTLHEVVETVTKLMAPLTPFITERVWQDLVVPVSPGAPESVHLASWPEADIDAIDPELSKQMVLVRRLVELGRATRAESGVKTRQPLSRALIAATGFDALDRELHAQITEELNVEALASLSEVGGSLVDTTAKANFRALGKRFGKRVQDVAKAVANADAAGLSLALREGTASVEVDGETITLAPDEVIITETPREGWSVASDSGATVALDLEITEELRQAGLARDAIRLIQEARKNSGLDVADRIALRWTSTDPAVLAALTEHAGLIADEVLATDFQQSEADATYGDAFTDEGLSLTFRLRKA; encoded by the coding sequence ATGACATCGCCTACGTACCGCCAGGTGCCCGCCCAGGTCGACCTGCCCGCCCTCGAGCACGCCGTGCTCGAGTTCTGGCGCGAGCAGAAGATCTTCGCCAAGAGCCTGGAGCAGTCCGAGGGCCGCCCCGAGTGGGTGTTCTACGAGGGCCCGCCCACCGCCAACGGCATGCCCGGCGCCCACCACATCGAGGCGCGCGTCTTCAAGGACGTCTTCCCCCGCTTCCGCACCATGCGCGGCTACCACGTGGCCCGCAAGGCCGGCTGGGACTGCCACGGCCTCCCGGTGGAGCTCGCGGTGGAGAAGGAGCTCGGCTTCTCCGGCAAGCAGGACATCGAGGCGTACGGCATCGCGGAGTTCAACGCCAGGTGCCGCGACTCCGTGCTGCGCCACACCGACGCCTTCTCCGAGCTGACGACCCGCATGGGCTACTGGGTCGACCTCGACGACGCCTACGTCACGATGGACCCCGAGTACATCGAGTCCGTCTGGTGGTCGCTCAAGGAGATCTTCAACAAGGGCCTGCTGGTCCAGGACCACCGCGTCGCCCCCTGGTGCCCCCGCTGCGGCACCGGCCTTTCCGACCACGAGCTGGCGCAGGGCTACGAGACGGTCGTCGACCCGTCCGTGTACGTCCGTTTCCCGCTCACCTCCGGTCCGCTCGCCGGTGAGGCCGCGCTCCTGGTGTGGACGACCACGCCCTGGACGCTGGTCTCCAACACCGCGGTCGCCGCCCATCCCGAGGTCACCTACGTCGTGGTGAGCGACGGCCAGGAGAAGCTCGTCGTCGCCGAGCCGCTCGTCGCCAAGTCGCTCGGCGAGGGCTGGGAGACCACCGGCCAGTCCTTCACCGGCGCCGAGATGGAGCGCTGGACCTATCAACGTCCGTTCGAGCTCGTGGAGTTCCCGGAAGCGGCGCATTTCGTCGTCAACGCCGAGTACGTCACGACCGAGGACGGTACGGGCCTGGTCCATCAGTCCCCGGCCTTCGGTGAGGACGACCTCAAGGTCTGCCGCGCGTACGGCCTGCCCGTGGTGAACCCCGTCCGCCCCGACGGCACCTTCGAGGAGGACGTCCCCCTGGTCGGTGGCGTCTTCTTCAAGAAGGCGGACGAAAAGCTCACCGCGGACCTCCAGCAGCGCGGCCTCCTCTTCAAGCACATCCCGTACGAGCACAGCTACCCGCACTGCTGGCGCTGCCACACCGCGCTCCTCTACTACGCGCAGCCGTCCTGGTACATCCGCACCACCGAGGTCAAGAACCGTCTCCTCCAGGAGAACGAGAAGACCAACTGGTTCCCCGACACGGTCAAGCACGGCCGCTTCGGCGACTGGCTGCAGAACAACATCGACTGGGCGCTGTCCCGCAACCGCTACTGGGGCACCCCGCTGCCGATCTGGCGCTGCGAGGACGACCACCTGACCGTGGTCGGCTCCCGCGCGGAGCTCACCGGGCTGACGGGCACGGACCAGTCGGGCCTGGACCCGCACCGCCCGTTCATCGACGACGTCACCTTCGACTGCCCGCAGTGCGCGAAGACGGCCACGCGCGTGCCGGAGGTCATCGACGCCTGGTACGACTCGGGTTCGATGCCGTTCGCGCAGTGGGGCTACCCGTACAAGAACAAGGAGTTGTTCGAGAGCCGGTACCCGGCGCAGTTCATCTCCGAGGCCATCGACCAGACGCGCGGCTGGTTCTACACCCTCATGGCGATCGGCACCCTGGTCTTCGACAAGTCCTCGTACGAGAACGTCGTGTGCCTCGGCCACATCCTCGCCGAGGACGGCCGCAAGATGTCCAAGCACCTGGGCAACATCCTGCAGCCGATCCCGCTGATGGACCAGCACGGCGCGGACGCGGTGCGCTGGTTCATGGCGGCCGGCGGTTCCCCGTGGGCGGCCCGCCGCGTGGGCCACGGCACCATCCAGGAGGTCGTCCGCAAGACGCTCCTGACGTACTGGAACACGGTCGCCTTCCAGGCCCTGTACGCGCGCACGTCGAACTGGGCGCCGTCCGCGGCCGACCCGGCCCCGGCCGACCGCCCGATCCTGGACCGCTGGCTGCTGTCCGAACTCCACGCGCTCACCGACCAGGTGACGCAGGCTCTGGAGGCCTACGACACCCAGCGCGCCGGCAAGCTGCTGTCCGCGTTCGTCGACGACCTGTCCAACTGGTACGTCCGCCGCTCCCGTCGCCGCTTCTGGCAGGGCGACAAGGCCGCGCTGCGCACGCTGCACGAGGTCGTCGAGACGGTGACGAAGCTGATGGCCCCGCTGACCCCGTTCATCACCGAGCGGGTCTGGCAGGACCTGGTGGTTCCGGTCTCCCCGGGCGCCCCGGAGTCGGTGCACCTGGCGTCCTGGCCGGAGGCGGACATCGACGCCATCGACCCGGAGCTGTCGAAGCAGATGGTCCTGGTGCGCCGGCTCGTGGAGCTGGGCCGGGCCACGCGCGCGGAGTCGGGCGTGAAGACCCGCCAGCCGCTGTCCCGTGCGCTCATCGCCGCGACCGGCTTCGACGCCCTCGACCGTGAACTGCACGCGCAGATCACGGAGGAGCTGAACGTCGAGGCGCTGGCGTCGCTGAGCGAGGTCGGCGGCAGCCTGGTGGACACCACCGCCAAGGCCAACTTCCGCGCCCTGGGCAAGCGTTTCGGCAAGCGCGTCCAGGACGTGGCGAAGGCCGTCGCGAACGCCGACGCGGCCGGCCTGTCCCTCGCCCTGCGCGAGGGCACGGCGTCGGTCGAGGTCGACGGCGAGACGATCACCCTGGCCCCGGACGAGGTGATCATCACGGAGACCCCGCGCGAGGGCTGGTCGGTGGCGTCCGACTCGGGTGCGACGGTCGCTCTCGACCTGGAGATCACCGAGGAGCTGCGGCAGGCGGGCCTGGCCCGTGACGCGATCCGTCTGATCCAGGAGGCCCGCAAGAACAGCGGCCTCGACGTGGCCGACCGCATCGCGCTGCGCTGGACGTCCACGGACCCGGCGGTGCTCGCCGCCCTGACCGAGCACGCGGGCCTGATCGCCGACGAGGTCCTGGCGACCGACTTCCAGCAGAGTGAGGCGGACGCCACATACGGCGATGCCTTCACCGACGAGGGTCTGTCGCTGACGTTCCGCCTGCGCAAGGCGTAA
- a CDS encoding DivIVA domain-containing protein yields MPLTPEDVRNKQFTTVRLREGYDEDEVDAFLDEVEAELTRLLRENEDLRAKLAAATRAAAQNQQNMRKPPEGPGGPQDQQQGGMQQQGMPQQGMPQQGGMQQQGMRGPGGPVPAGISGPPQQQMGGPMGGPPQLPSGAPQLPAGPSGQGGPQGPGPMGQGPGPMGQGPMGGQPPMQQQMGGPMGGPMGGPMGGGPMGGHGQGPGGDSAARVLSLAQQTADQAIAEARSEANKIVGEARSRAEGLERDARAKADALERDAQEKHRVAMGSLESARATLERKVEDLRGFEREYRTRLKSYLESQLRQLETQADDSLAPPRTPATASLPPSPAPSMAPAGASAPSYGGNPGGMGGGPAPAAPSYGGQQQMSPAMTQPMAPVRPQGPGPMGQAPSPMRGFLIDEDDN; encoded by the coding sequence ATGCCGTTGACCCCCGAGGACGTGCGGAACAAGCAGTTCACGACCGTCCGCCTCCGAGAAGGCTATGACGAGGACGAGGTCGATGCCTTCCTCGATGAGGTCGAAGCCGAACTGACGCGCCTGCTGCGCGAGAACGAGGACCTGCGCGCCAAACTGGCCGCGGCGACGCGTGCTGCTGCCCAGAACCAGCAGAACATGCGCAAGCCTCCGGAGGGCCCCGGCGGCCCCCAGGATCAGCAGCAGGGCGGAATGCAACAGCAGGGCATGCCGCAGCAGGGTATGCCCCAGCAGGGCGGAATGCAGCAGCAGGGCATGCGTGGGCCCGGCGGCCCCGTGCCGGCCGGCATATCGGGCCCGCCGCAGCAGCAGATGGGCGGTCCCATGGGCGGCCCGCCCCAGCTGCCGAGCGGTGCGCCGCAGCTGCCTGCCGGTCCCAGCGGGCAGGGTGGCCCGCAGGGTCCCGGCCCGATGGGTCAGGGTCCCGGTCCGATGGGCCAGGGTCCGATGGGTGGCCAGCCCCCCATGCAGCAGCAGATGGGCGGCCCCATGGGCGGTCCTATGGGTGGCCCCATGGGCGGTGGCCCCATGGGTGGCCACGGTCAGGGCCCCGGTGGCGACAGCGCCGCGCGCGTCCTCTCGCTGGCCCAGCAGACCGCCGACCAGGCGATCGCCGAGGCCCGTTCCGAGGCCAACAAGATCGTCGGCGAGGCGCGTTCGCGTGCCGAGGGTCTCGAGCGTGACGCCCGTGCCAAGGCCGACGCCCTGGAGCGGGACGCGCAGGAGAAGCACCGCGTCGCGATGGGCTCCCTGGAGTCCGCCCGCGCCACGCTGGAGCGCAAGGTCGAGGATCTGCGCGGCTTCGAGCGCGAGTACCGCACGCGGCTGAAGTCCTACCTGGAGTCGCAGCTGCGTCAGCTGGAGACCCAGGCCGACGACTCGCTGGCCCCGCCGCGCACGCCCGCGACCGCGTCGCTTCCGCCGTCCCCGGCGCCCTCCATGGCCCCGGCCGGCGCGAGCGCCCCGTCGTACGGTGGCAACCCGGGCGGCATGGGCGGTGGCCCGGCTCCGGCCGCCCCGTCCTACGGCGGCCAGCAGCAGATGTCTCCCGCCATGACCCAGCCGATGGCTCCGGTCCGGCCGCAGGGCCCCGGCCCGATGGGCCAGGCCCCGTCGCCGATGCGCGGGTTCCTCATCGACGAGGACGACAACTGA